Proteins from a single region of Apium graveolens cultivar Ventura chromosome 7, ASM990537v1, whole genome shotgun sequence:
- the LOC141674784 gene encoding uncharacterized protein LOC141674784: protein MDRSTFMEMLREVLRGKNPTANGQDGDGQTMFDRFMKQRPNCFKEAKTPMDAEAWIYHMEKNFIVLEYSEVKKAQFSIYHLEGDANTWWKSMVASHAPGYKNTLSWHIFKTQFGQRYFPASIREEYVREYQSIILRDDESVADFQVRFQRLAGYARYVAGSEADKIMKFMWALKNSIGNHIISNRYTSMDTLVDSVRDQELHQVDFLKKRKREEEFSDRRHGF, encoded by the coding sequence ATggataggagtacttttatggagATGTTGCGGGAAGTTCTACGTGGGAAGAATCCCACTGCTAACGGACAAGATGGAGATGGTCAAACTATGTTTGATCGGTTTATGAAGCAAAGACCCAATTGTTTTAAGGAGGCCAAGACTCCCATGGATGCTGAAGCTTGGATATATCATATGGAGAAAAATTTCATTGTCTTGGAGTATTCAGAGGTGAAAAAGGCTCAATTTTCTATATATCATCTTGAGGGGGATGCTAATACTTGGTGGAAGTCTATGGTAGCCTCGCATGCACCTGGCTATAAAAATACTCTTAGTTGGCATATATTCAAAACTCAGTTTGGCCAGAGGTACTTTCCAGCCAGCATACGTGAGGAATATGTAAGGGAGTATCAGAgtattattctgagagatgatgAGTCGGTGGCAGACTTTCAAGTCAGATTTCAGAGGTTAGCTGGTTATGCGAGATATGTGGCTGGGTCAGAAGCGGATAAAATCATGAAGTTTATGTGGGCATTAAAGAATTCCATCGGCAACCATATCATCTCTAACCGCTACACATCCATGGATACCTTGGTTGATAGTGTCAGAGATCAAGAGCTTCATCAGGTTGACTTTCtcaagaaaagaaaaagggaagaggAATTTTCCGATCGTCGACATGGATTTTAG
- the LOC141674785 gene encoding uncharacterized protein LOC141674785, with product MNLESLALLYRNEIVRLHGIPVSIVSDGDPRFTSRFWKGFQKSSIGMASFEALYGRKCRPPICWNEVGEKLLEGSGLVQVTTDKVAVARERLEQARSRQKSYADKGRREYEFKAGDKVFLKVSPQRGIQRFGQKGKLSPRYIGPFEIRERVGAVAYRVALLPQLSWVHNVFHASVLRKYVYHPNHVVQYPLDVFREDLSCEEEAEAILAREGRVLRKNTISFIKVL from the exons ATGAACTTGGAGAGCTTAGCGCTATTATACAGGAATGAGATTGTTAGACTACACGGGATTCCAGTTTCGATCGTGTCCGACGGAGATCCCAGATTCACTTCAAGATTTTGGAAAGGATTTCAAAAG AGCAGCATTGGAATGGCTTCTTTTGAGGCACTCTATGGGCGCAAGTGCAGACCACCTATTTGTTGgaatgaagtaggagagaagCTTTTAGAGGGTTCCGGTCTAGTCCAAGTCACTACAGATAAGGTAGCAGTTGCTCGAGAAAGACTTGAACAAGCTCGATCTAGACAGAAGAGTTATGCTGATAAGGGTAGACGAGAATATGAATTTAAAGCAGGAGACAAGGTCTTCCTTAAGGTATCTCCTCAAAGAGGCATTCAGCGATtcggtcagaagggtaaactaaGTCCGAGGTATATaggaccttttgagattcgtGAGAGGGTTGGAGCTGTGGCATATAGAGTCGCTTTACTACCACAATTGTCATGGgtgcacaatgtgtttcatgcaTCAGTTCTGAGGAAGTATGTATATCATCCTAATCATGTTGTTCAGTATCCCTTAGATGTATTTCGTGAAGATTTATCTTGTGAAGAAGAAGCTGAAGCTATATTGGCGAGGGAGGGGAGAGTGTTGCGCAAGAACACGATCTCTTTTATTAAAGTTTTATGA